A single region of the Kwoniella botswanensis chromosome 1, complete sequence genome encodes:
- a CDS encoding ubiquitin-like protein 5 yields the protein MPRSPSPRRSRSRSPPPRHHPKKPKELSFYKKSSSSVGSFSHRRDPLDDEPTARERAERRERGEVPQRFGGTREQGVRNTMGNVSGGVQTSMGSLGRKEDPLDRMGVKGDDRRDRDRDRRDDMDDYRRDDRDRDRDRDRRDRHRDDDRRYRDRDREDRRERDGDRDGRRDREERRQPPSGPSGGPPARPPAAAPSAPSAASMRFIEVIANDRMGRKVRVKCLPTDTVGDLKKLIAAQTGTTAQKIQLKKWYTNFKDHVSLQDYEINDGMSLEMY from the exons ATGCCTCGTTCACCCTCGCCACGTCGTTCGCGCTCCCGTTCCCCTCCACCCCGTCATCACCCCAAGAAACCCAAGGAACTCTCATTCTACaaaaaatcatcatcctccgtCGGTTCCTTCTCCCATCGTAGAGATCCACTGGATGACGAGCCTACTGCCCGAGAGCGCGcggaaaggagagagaggggTGAAGTGCCTCAGAGATTTGGAGGGACGAGAGAACAGGGCGTGAGGAATACGATGGGTAATGTGTCGGGAGGTGTACAGACGAGTATGGGTAGTTTGGGCAGGAAAGAGGATCCATTAGATAGGATGGGagtgaaaggtgatgatagaagagatagagatagggatagaagggatgatatggatgattATCGGAGAgatgatagggatagggatagggatagggataggagGGATAGACacagagatgatgataggaggtatagggatagagatagagaagacagaagggagagggatggagatagagatggaagaagagatagagaggaGCGAAGGCAACCTCCCTCTGGACCTTCCGGTGGACCTCCTGCTAGACCTCCTGCAGCTGCACCTTCAGCACCATCAGC TGCATCAATGAGATTCATAGAAGTGATAGCAAACGACCGAATGGGAcgtaaag TACGAGTAAAATGCCTTCCTACAGATACTGTAGGAGATCTCAAAAAACTCATCGCTGCTCAGACGGGTACGACAGCACAGAAAATCCAATTGAAAAAGTGGTATACGAACTTCAAAGATCACGTATCTTTACAGGATTATGAAATAAACgatgggatg AGTTTGGAGATGTATTAA
- a CDS encoding ATP-dependent (S)-NAD(P)H-hydrate dehydratase: MASKQHAHLLSLVRSMIPPLSPKLHKGQAGRIGVLGGSGDYSGAPYFSSMGAMRFGADLAHVICEPGAGAVIKTYSPDLIVHGVLDESKSMDQIKEELKGILARLHVLIVGPGLGRSEHMQNCAKVAFEIAKENDQMGVVVDADGLWLVQNEPQVVMDWPGVPRIVLTPNIMEFKRLCEKLQIDPNSSPETLCPKLASALGNVTIIQKGSTDIISNGLKIPPSLKAEGSSAQGKDDILESDTEGGLKRVGGQGDILSGSTGVLMAWGSEWVKGSYKHVGHPPPSDKGIAENIPLLAAYGASTFNRTVSKRGFEKKGRSMVTGDLVDLVGPVYEELFGKPGEEEGKGKL; this comes from the exons ATGGCTTCGAAACAACACGCCCACTTGCTATCCCTAGTGAGAAGTATGATCCCACCTCTCTCACCTAAATTACACAAAGGTCAAGCTG GTAGGATCGGTGTACTGGGTGGATCTGGAGA CTACTCCGGAGCACCTTACTTCTCTTCCATGGGAGCTATGCGATTCGGAGCTGATCTGGCGCATGTGATCTGCGAGCCTGGTGCTGGAGCTGTCATCAAGACATA TTCCCCTGATCTCATCGTACATGGTGTCCTGGACGAATCGAAATCAATGGATCAGATtaaagaggaattgaaaggTATATTGGCTAGACTG CACGTTCTCATCGTCGGGCCAGGTTTAGGCCGCTCAGAGCACATGCAGAACTGTGCCAAAGTAGCTTTCGAAATTGCCAAAGAGAATGATCAGATGGGTGTGGTAGTTGATGCAGATGGATTATGGCTGGTTCAG AACGAACCTCAGGTGGTCATGGATTGGCCAGGTGTACCTCGTATCGTCTTAACTCCCAACATCATGGAATTCAAGCGACTATGCGAGAAATTG CAAATCGACCCCAATTCCTCGCCCGAAACCTTATGTCCCAAGCTCGCCTCTGCCCTTGGTAACGTGACAATCATCCAAAAAGGCTCTACCGACATAATTTCTAATGGACTCAAGATCCCTCCGTCTCTCAAGGCAGAAGGAAGCAGCGCacaagggaaagatgatatcttgGAGAGCGATACCGAAGGTGGTTTGAAAAGAGTTGGAGGTCAAGGTGATATCTTATCGGGAAGTACTGGTGTACTAATGGCCTGGGGAAGTGAATGGGTCAAAGGATCTTACAA ACACGTCggtcatcctcctccttcagaTAAGGGAATCGCAGAGAACATCCCTCTTCTCGCTGCGTATGGTGCATCAACTTTCAACAGAACGGTATCAAAGAGAGGATTCGAAAAGAAAGGCAGAAGTATGGTCACTGGAGATCTGGTTGATCTGGTTGGGCCAGTATATGAGGAGTTGTTCGGGAAACCTGGCGAAGAGGAGGGTAAAGGAAAGCTTTAG
- a CDS encoding protoheme IX farnesyltransferase — translation MAAREGLGLARSLVLTIPRIRIRPLPFPHTSASGPSTSIPLRLFSTHIRCDRIPRSQSRYSAFPHCSRPTFTQIRYNSSSSSKIDSSRSSSVEQSIEEDQDQEKDKAPSPIPIHPLAPIAPPSATADITPTTASGGSSKDPKPDASSILKLLSLAKPQWPLLTVGVACLSVSTAVNLSIPWVIGRIIDFFTPGQENTLLLGLPLEQATGALAVVLLIGAAANSGRSIALRLAGQRTVASIRNQTYGKYLSLPPSHIETAGVGDALSRLGQDTSIVGQSLSENLGEGLKAILGAGAGIGAMYLISPTLTFVMLCIIPPIAVGTFFYGRFIRKLSLKTQEAMGGMSKLAEERLSAHRTVTASNTQLSERALYSSKVDGVYKLQKKETFANGIFQGANEVAGDIGMIGLLIYGGVLVKRGEITVGDMTSLFIYVNWIEWSLNTLAGFFTGLMKGVGASQRIIGLHALPPPIPLGEGETIAKSRSGSIELRGVDFAYPSRPDAKVLNGLNLRIDKGERIALVGGSGSGKSSIQLLLLRFYDPTSGSVVFDGQDIKSFVPESWRSRIGIVPQDPILFGGTIEQNIAYGHLNATREEVKRAARVAHCDFIENLPQGYDTIINKNSLSGGQRQRIAIARALVGNPSVLLMDEATSALDSESERAVNAALNDLFANSDITVILIAHRLSSIASADRVVLLDGGSVAEDGTYHDLITRRHGKFRKMVEGQLAKIEIGEPTVIDPAPPSEGEGLPPPQAAAISASPASAKSDVQAPAASASSKERASIKASSSPSQRRQNHTSALQRPFFTAQPAPYSPPFKTVYGAANAPIPALPDLPIPHITSPAAPLSAYRPLTPLNLKRLMTVYSQLSKRNLTILMTLTATTGLALSPLPLSIPLLFNLTIGTLLTSAAANTFNQILEIPIDAQTPRTRVRPLCMRKITPFHAFMFGMTCTVLGGIILWYGCNPTTAALGIGNLILYAGIYTPMKRFSVSNTWIGAIVGAITPLMGWTATGGALWPTPEQPLQFNLPPFLGSGEFKFDGSIPNPLTPLCLFLLLFSWQFPHFNSLSHMIRPFYALSGYPMLSVLSPKLNALVSLRHSVLLIPFTMILTPLSGSVDWSFALTAALPNFIFTRDSWKFYKTPTEAIAKKLFFTSLWYLPVVLGLMLVHKNIAGWLVSVNDEEKEEEKQRI, via the exons ATGGCAGCTCGAGAAGGCCTCGGATTGGCGAGGTCACTCGTTCTGACCATCCCGCGTATACGTATACGGCCTCTGCCTTTTCCACATACCTCTGCTTCTGGACCGTCAACATCAATTCCCTTGCGACTCTTCTCAACTCATATCAGATGTGATAGGATACCACGGAGTCAATCTCGCTACTCTGCTTTCCCCCATTGCTCTCGGCCAACGTTCACACAGATACGGTACAactccagctccagctccaaGATAGATTCCTCAAGGTCTAGTTCAGTAGAACAATCAATAGAAGAAGACCAGGATCAAGAAAAGGACAAAGCACCATCGCCTATCCCTATACATCCCCTGGCCCCAATAGCTCCACCATCAGCAACTGCCGATATAACACCTACGACCGCAAGTGGAGGATCAAGTAAAGATCCTAAACCTGATGCATCCTCAATATTGAAATTGTTATCGTTGGCAAAACCACAATGGCCCCTTTTGACTGTCGGAGTGGCATGTCTATCGGTATCTACAGCTGTCAACCTATCTATCCCATGGGTGATAGGTAGAATCATAGATTTCTTTACTCCCGGTCAGGAAAATACACTCTTGCTTGGTCTCCCACTCGAGCAAGCTACTGGTGCCTTGGCGGTGGTACTGTTAATTGGTGCAGCTGCGAATTCAGGAAGGAGTATAGCTCTTAGATTAGCTGGCCAGAGGACTGTTGCGTCTATCAG GAACCAGACATATGGCAAATACCTATCATTACCTCCATCGCACATTGAAACTGCCGGAGTCGGAGACGCCCTCTCACGTTTAGGTCAAGATACATCAATCGTAGGACAGAGTCTAAGTGAgaatttgggtgaaggtCTAAAAGCTATATTGGGTGCTGGAGCAGGTATAGGAGCGATGTACCTCATCTCACCAACATTGACATTCGTGATGCTCTGTATCATCCCACCTATCGCCGTCGGTACTTTCTTCTATGGTCGGTTCATCAGGAAACTATCACTCAAGACTCAAGAAGCTATGGGAGGAATGTCGAAATTGGCCGAAGAGAGATTATCTGCCCACCGTACCGTCACTGCTTCAAATACCCAATTATCCGAACGGGCGTTATATTCATCAAAAGTTGATGGCGTATATAAATTGCAAAAGAAGGAAACTTTTGCGAATGGGATTTTCCAAGGTGCCAATGAAGTCGCCGGTGATATTGGTATGATCGGATTGTTGATCTATGGTGGTGTATTGGTGAAACGAGGTGAAATCACCGTTGGTGATATGACTTCTTTGTTCATCTATGTCAATTGGATCGAATGGAGTTTGAACA CCCTCGCTGGATTCTTCACTGGTTTGATGAAAGGTGTTGGAGCTTCTCAGCGTATCATTGGCCTTCACGCGCtcccacctcccatacctttaggagaaggagaaacgATCGCCAAATCGCGTAGTGGCTCAATCGAATTACGGGGGGTAGATTTCGCCTATCCTTCCAGACCCGATGCCAAAGTATTGAACGGATTGAACCTCAGGATCGATAAAGGGGAAAGAATCGCGTTAGTCGGCGGAAGTGGATCGGGAAAATCATCAATCCAGCTTCTTTTACTCAGATTCTACGACCCAACCTCCGGTTCAGTCGTGTTTGATGGTCAAGACATAAAATCGTTTGTTCCTGAATCATGGCGATCAAGGATAGGTATCGTACCTCAAGATCCAATCTTATTTGGTGGTACGATCGAACAGAATATTGCATATGGTCATCTAAATGCTACAAGAGAAGAGGTCAAACGTGCGGCTAGAGTAGCTCATTGCGATTTCATTGAGAATTTACCTCAGGGCTATGATACTATCA TCAACAAGAACAGTCTATCCGGTGGTCAGCGTCAGCGTATAGCTATTGCTCGAGCTCTTGTCGGTAATCCGTCGGTCTTACTCATGGACGAAGCGACTTCAGCCCTCGATTCGGAATCCGAACGAGCTGTCAATGCGGCTCTCAACGATCTCTTCGCCAACTCGGATATCACTGTCATTCTTATCGCCCATAGACTGTCTTCGATCGCCTCGGCTGATAGGGTAGTATTGCTTGACGGTGGATCagtagctgaagatggtacaTATCACGATCTGATCACTCGAAGACATGGTAAATTcagaaagatggtagaaggTCAACTGGcgaagattgagattggtgAACCCACAGTCATCGACCCTGCTCCTCCATCTGAGGGTGAAGGTCTCCCTCCGCCTCAAGCCGCCGCCATAAGTGCCTCGCCCGCATCTGCGAAATCAGATGTACAAGCTCCTGCTGCTAGTGCTTCATCGAAGGAGCGCGCATCTATCAAAGCGTCTTCGTCTCCTTCTCAGCGTCGTCAAAATCACACATCAGCTCTTCAGCGCCCGTTCTTCACCGCTCAACCTGCGCCTTACTCTCCTCCGTTCAAGACCGTTTACGGTGCTGCCAATGCTCCTATCCCTGCCCTACCGgatcttcccatccctcaTATCACATCGCCGGCAGCTCCTCTGTCAGCCTACCGACCGCTTACACCATTGAACTTGAAACGGTTAATGACGGTCTACTCTCAGCTCTCCAAACGAAATTTGACTATTCTCATGACTCTCACCGCTACCACCGGACTCGCCCTATCACCGCTACCATTGTCGATACCATTGTTGTTCAACCTTACTATCGGAACATTGTTAACTTCTGCAGCAGCAAACACGTTCAACCAGATCCTCGAAATACCCATCGACGCTCAGACACCTCGTACCAGGGTCAGACCCTTATGTATGAGGAAGATCACACCCTTCCACGCATTCATGTTTGGAATGACATGTACGGTTCTTGGTGGTATCATCCTATGGTACGGGTGTAATCCGACTACTGCAGCTTTGGGAATAGGAAATCTCATTCTTTACGCTGGAATCTACACGCCTATGAAAAGGTTCTCGGTATCGAATACATGGATCGGGGCTATTGTAGGTGCGATCACCCCCTTGATGGGATGGACAGCTACAGGTGGAGCGTTATGGCCTACACCCGAACAACCTTTACAATTCAACCTTCCCCCCTTTCTCGGTTCCGGTGAATTCAAATTCGACGGTAGTATTCCTAACCCCTTGACGCCCTTatgtttgtttttgttatTGTTTTCATGGCAATTCCCACATTTCAACTCGCTCTCACATATGATCCGACCTTTCTATGCGTTATCAGGATATCCAATGTTATCTGTCCTTTCACCCAAGTTGAACGCCTTGGTCTCCCTGCGGCATTCTGTACTTCTTATACCATTCACTATGATCCTTACTCCGCTTTCTGGATCAGTAGATTGGAGTTTTGCTTTAACGGCCGCTTTACCGAATTTCATATTTACTAGAGATTCATGGAAGTTCTACAAGACGCCTACAGAAGCTATAGCGAAGAAGTTGTTCTTCACCAGTTTGTGGTATTTGCCCGTGGTATTGGGATTGATGTTGGTTCATAAGAATATAGCGGGATGGTTGGTCAGTGTGAACgacgaggagaaggaagaggagaagcagaggaTATAG